The following proteins come from a genomic window of Salvia hispanica cultivar TCC Black 2014 chromosome 4, UniMelb_Shisp_WGS_1.0, whole genome shotgun sequence:
- the LOC125220878 gene encoding putative late blight resistance protein homolog R1B-23 yields MPAPALPPPAPPARSSLHHLLLDLPHRPLPPLTRFGRSLVAEVDEAYMHFPDKEIIREVANTSEEIIQYLFSPQNLSADCGSTEPSVRLSDQLGELAEDLDSTVGYVVDYCKINDHSVRQQSNVAVGFGEDVTDSTVATSSRPAPTTKCFAPDFDEDPSASPSLYPPTSRDDVVGFDEDILRMINLITDNSYSNREILPIVGIGGIGKSTLDKSIYHHPLIVDQFDIRAWVTISQDYTMKNILSQLLASLNRKVHQVGRGSLIVIKAEKLEVYKILLGRRYLIIMDDMWSTEAWDHVQRLFPNNHNGSRIILTTRLMAVATYAATGQKIHMMRFLDDEQSWRLFHHKVFGDQDSPHELRSVGEKIIKGCGGLPLSIVNVAGLLSRIPRTPKLWQQIEVNDGQLGSILSLSYNHLPPHLRKCFLYMAVFPPDYDIRASELFKLWAAEGFIERRNESESLELVAEECLEDLIKQSLVLITSRKIDGKIKSCRLHSMVRDFCVRQAGREKFLLSVMDYFPTPILRRHFLPQVLQNHHRVSVSWHDLHLKDSTHSSCTTSIICIPQRGYRPKGSVENFTSLRVLHVLRRNDHSYWELGQVFELINLTYLASNIPDSIVPPAIAKLQNLQTLIIYKSDVRLPEEIWRLSQLRHLIAFSFYPLPFPKGETPLKNLQTLSIAKSFVCSQRMAGLIPNIRKLGICYSEEDFGAGDNLYKAMNIFRLEKLKLKMYSSSVPHPWRLRFYSRLKMLELSGGWIHWRDMTIVGPLPKLQVLKLKNYACYGEHWETIDEEFHDLILLLIDESNLKFWRTKWTHFPSLKCLMLHRCPYLDEIPRDIGTIPSLELIEIDDHNFALGK; encoded by the exons ATGCCTGCACCGGCGCTGCCTCCACCTGCGCCCCCGGCGAGGTCGTCACTTCACCATCTGCTTCTTGATCTTCCTCATCGGCCACTTCCTCCGCTGACACGCTTTGGACGTTCCCTTGTTGCTGAGGTTGATGAGGCGTATATG CATTTTCCagataaagaaataataaggGAGGTAGCAAATACATCAGAAGAGATTATTCAATATCTTTTCTCCCCACAAAATCTATCAGCTGATTGTGGATCCACAGAACCAAGTGTCAGACTTTCAGACCAATTGGGGGAGTTGGCTGAGGACCTCGATTCAACTGTTGGATATGTCGTTGACTACTGCAAGATCAACGACCATTCAGTCCGGCAACAGAGTAATGTTGCGGTTGGTTTTGGTGAGGATGTGACTGATTCTACTGTTGCTACATCATCAAGACCTGCACCTACAACCAAATGTTTTGCGCCTGACTTTGATGAAGATCCTAGTGCTTCACCATCACTATATCCACCCACGAGCAGAGATGATGTGGTTGGTTTTGATGAAGATATACTACGCATGATCAACCTAATAACTGACAATTCGTATTCCAACCGAGAAATCCTCCCTATTGTCGGAATAGGAGGCATTGGTAAGTCCACACTTGATAAATCTATTTATCATCATCCATTGATCGTGGATCAATTTGATATTCGAGCTTGGGTCACAATATCACAAGATTATACTATGAAAAATATTCTCTCACAATTACTAGCTTCGCTCAACAGAAAAGTACATCAAGTTGGAAGGGGTTCATTGATAGTAATCAAAGCTGAGAAGCTTGAAGTTTACAAAATCTTATTGGGGCGGAGGTATCTCATAATAATGGATGATATGTGGAGTACGGAAGCTTGGGATCACGTGCAAAGGCTATTTCCTAACAATCATAATGGAAGCCGGatcatattaaccacaagGCTTATGGCTGTCGCAACTTATGCTGCCACTGGGCAGAAAATTCATATGATGCGTTTCTTGGATGACGAACAAAGTTGGCGTTTGTTCCACCACAAGGTTTTCGGAGATCAAGATAGTCCTCATGAGCTACGTAGTGTTGgggaaaaaattataaaaggaTGTGGAGGACTGCCCCTCTCAATTGTTAATGTGGCAGGACTTTTATCCAGGATTCCTAGAACTCCCAAGTTGTGGCAGCAAATTGAAGTAAATGACGGGCAGTTGGGATCAATATTATCTTTGAGTTACAACCACTTGCCTCCACACTTGAGGAAGTGTTTCTTGTATATGGCAGTCTTCCCTCCAGATTATGACATTCGTGCCTCTGAACTCTTCAAACTTTGGGCAGCTGAGGGCTTTATAGAACGGCGAAATGAATCTGAAAGCCTAGAACTGGTTGCGGAGGAGTGCTTGGAGGATCTGATCAAGCAAAGTCTAGTTTTGATCACTAGCCGGAAAATTGATGGCAAAATCAAAAGTTGCAGGCTGCATAGTATGGTGCGGGACTTTTGTGTGAGACAGGCCGGGCGAGAAAAGTTCCTTCTTTCTGTTATGGACTACTTCCCTACTCCTATCTTGAGAAGACATTTTCTTCCACAAGTCCTCCAAAATCATCACCGTGTAAGTGTTAGTTGGCATGATCTACATCTTAAAGACTCTACGCATAGCTCATGCACAACTTCTATTATATGCATCCCGCAGAGAGGGTATAGGCCCAAAGGCTCTGTAGAGAACTTCACCTCTCTTAGGGTTCTTCATGTTTTACGTAGAAACGATCATTCATATTGGGAGCTAGGTCAAGTGTTTGAACTGATTAATCTCACTTACCTTGCTTCCAACATTCCTGATAGTATTGTCCCTCCAGCTATTGCAAAGCTTCAGAATCtgcagacattaattatttacaaatcTGATGTTCGTTTGCCAGAGGAGATTTGGAGGTTGAGTCAGTTGAGACATCTTATCGCCTTCTCATTTTATCCTTTACCCTTTCCCAAAGGAGAAACTCCTTTAAAAAACTTACAAACGCTTTCTATTGCAAAAAGTTTTGTATGTAGTCAAAGGATGGCGGGTTTGATCCCAAACATAAGAAAGTTAGGAATATGCTACTCGGAAGAGGACTTTGGTGCAGGCGATAATCTTTACAAAGCCATGAATATTTTTCGACTTGAGAAGCTGAAACTAAAAATGTATAGTTCATCTGTGCCGCATCCTTGGAGGCTTAGGTTTTACTCTAGGCTGAAAATGTTAGAATTAAGCGGCGGGTGGATTCATTGGAGAGATATGACAATTGTTGGTCCGTTGCCTAAGCTTCAAGTGTTGAAACTAAAGAACTATGCTTGCTATGGGGAACACTGGGAAACCATTGATGAGGAATTTCATGACTTGATACTTCTGCTTATTGATGAATCAAATCTCAAGTTCTGGAGAACTAAATGGACCCACTTTCCGAGTCTCAAGTGCCTAATGCTTCATCGTTGTCCATACTTGGATGAGATTCCACGTGATATTGGAACAATTCCTTCACTTGAACTGATTGAGATCGATGATCACAACTTTGCACTCGGCAAATAA
- the LOC125222178 gene encoding putative late blight resistance protein homolog R1B-16, whose translation MSYNHLPPHLRKCFLYMAAFPQDYDIHASELIKLWVAEGLIKQKSSSKSEEMAAEEYLEELIKQSLVLTTSRKSDGKTKSCKLHSMVRDFCVRQAGQEKVLLSVTDYFPNLILRRHFLPQVLQNHHRVSVSWHDLHLKDSTHSSCTASIICIPQRGYRPKGSVQNFTSLRVLHVLRRNDHSYWELGQVFELIYLTYLASNIPDSIVPPAIAKLQNLQTLIIYRYYVRLPVEIWSLKQLRHLIAFSFQSLPLPKRATLSLVNLQTLSMATNFVCSERMVKMIPNIKKLGICYSEEKFGVGYHLDNLIQLLQLEKLKLEVHSSFVPRLNPIFPLSLKKLELSGRWISWRAMTIVGLLPNLQVLKLLNYACYGKQWETIEGEFRMLIHLFIDESDLQCWRTKWTHFPSLQCLMLHRCPYLDGIPNDIADIRTLKLIEIDDLNQSLLYSAKRIQKKQREHWRNDDLKVMVKRS comes from the coding sequence ATGAGTTACAACCACTTGCCTCCACACTTGAGGAAGTGTTTCTTATATATGGCAGCCTTCCCTCAAGATTATGACATCCATGCCTCTGAACTCATCAAACTTTGGGTAGCTGAGGGTTTGATTAAACAGAAAAGTTCATCTAAAAGCGAAGAAATGGCGGCGGAGGAGTACTTGGAGGAACTGATAAAGCAAAGTCTAGTTTTGACCACTAGCCGAAAAAGTGATGGCAAAACCAAAAGTTGCAAGCTGCATAGTATGGTACGGGACTTTTGTGTGAGACAGGCCGGGCAAGAAAAGGTCCTTCTTTCTGTCACGGACTACTTCCCTAATCTTATCTTGAGAAGGCATTTTCTTCCACAAGTCCTTCAAAATCATCACCGTGTAAGTGTTAGTTGGCATGATCTACATCTTAAAGACTCTACGCATAGCTCATGCACTGCTTCTATTATATGCATCCCGCAGAGAGGGTATAGGCCCAAAGGCTCTGTACAGAACTTTACTTCACTTAGGGTCCTTCATGTTTTACGTAGAAATGATCATTCATATTGGGAGCTAGGTCAAGTGTTTGAATTGATTTATCTCACTTACCTTGCTTCCAACATTCCTGATAGTATTGTCCCTCCAGCTATAGCAAAGCTTCAGAATCTGCagactttaattatttatagatattATGTTCGTTTGCCAGTGGAGATTTGGAGTCTGAAGCAGTTGAGACATCTTATCGCCTTCTCATTTCAATCTTTACCCCTTCCCAAAAGAGCAACTCTTTCTCTAGTAAACTTGCAAACGCTTTCCATGGCAACAAACTTTGTATGTAGTGAAAGGATGGTGAAAATGATCCCAAACATAAAAAAGTTAGGGATATGCTACTCTGAAGAGAAGTTTGGTGTAGGCTATCATCTTGATAACCTTATACAATTGCTTCAACTTGAGAAGCTCAAATTGGAGGTGCATAGTTCATTTGTGCCACGTCTGAATCCTATTTTCCCCCTATCACTGAAGAAGTTGGAATTgagtggcaggtggatttctTGGAGAGCTATGACGATTGTTGGTTTGTTGCCTAATCTTCAAGTGTTGAAACTCTTGAACTATGCCTGCTATGGGAAACAATGGGAAACCATTGAGGGGGAATTTCGTATGTTGATACATCTGTTTATTGATGAATCAGATCTACAGTGTTGGAGAACTAAATGGACCCACTTTCCAAGCCTCCAGTGCCTAATGCTTCATCGTTGTCCATACTTGGATGGGATTCCAAATGATATTGCAGATATTCGGACACTTAAACTGATTGAGATCGATGATCTTAACCAATCTCTTTTGTACTCGGCAAAAAGAATACAAAAGAAACAGCGGGAACACTGGCGAAATGATGACCTGAAAGTGATGGTGAAGCGTTCTTGA
- the LOC125220879 gene encoding putative disease resistance RPP13-like protein 3 — MDVATYASDLWNIHMMHFLDDEQSWRLFNHKVFGHQECPLELQSVGEKIVKGCGGLPLQIVTVAGILSRIPRTSKVWQQIEVNDGQLGSILSLSYNHLPPYLRPCFLYMAAFPQDYDIHASELIKL, encoded by the coding sequence ATGGATGTGGCAACTTATGCTTCCGATCTGTGGAACATTCATATGATGCATTTCTTGGACGACGAACAAAGTTGGCGTTTGTTCAATCACAAGGTCTTCGGCCATCAAGAATGTCCTCTTGAGCTACAAAGTGTTGgggaaaaaattgtaaaaggATGTGGAGGACTGCCTCTCCAAATTGTTACTGTGGCAGGAATTTTATCCAGAATTCCTAGAACTTCCAAGGTGTGGCAGCAAATTGAAGTAAATGACGGGCAGTTGGGATCAATATTATCTTTGAGTTACAACCACTTGCCTCCATATTTGAGGCCGTGTTTCTTGTATATGGCAGCCTTCCCTCAAGATTATGACATCCATGCCTCTGAACTCATCAAACTTTGA